A genome region from Pristis pectinata isolate sPriPec2 chromosome 4, sPriPec2.1.pri, whole genome shotgun sequence includes the following:
- the urp2 gene encoding urotensin II-related peptide: protein MSPAALMSLIIIAGVVVHCESHPGPLDQAERRQEIVGLASKDEPSSEGRENIMSFLTALEQSRKNASGRIRSQLARSRANGKRADKKGDTEVVEEFPDGTFPANNEKEMKDESLAPSPLKEKDPKKTKKQAGKKSNKRACFWKYCN, encoded by the exons ATGAGTCCGGCTGCTTTGATGAGTCTCATCATCATCGCTGGGGTAGTGGTTCATTGTGAATCACACCCCGGGCCACTTGACCAAGCTGAACGCCGCCAGG AGATTGTGGGACTCGCTTCGAAGGATGAACCCAGCTCGGAAGGACGAGAGAATATTATGAGTTTCTTGACTGCCCTGGAACAGTCACGGAAGAACGCCAGTGGCAGAATTCGGTCCCAGCTAGCACGAAGCAGAG CCAATGGGAAAAGAGCTGACAAAAAAGGTGACACG GAAGTTGTAGAAGAGTTTCCAGATGGTACTTTTCCTGCTAAcaatgaaaaggaaatgaaagatgAATCACTTGCTCCAAGTCCTTTGAAAGAGAAAGATCCCAAGAAAACAAAGAAGCAAGCTGGGAAGAAGTCAAACAAGAGAG CTTGTTTTTGGAAGTATTGCAACTGA